CCTGGCCGCGGGAGCCGCTGCGTGTCGTGCTCGATACCGGCGCGCGAACCCCGCCGGCCGCTCGGGTCATCACGTCGGGTACCGCCGCCCGCACCCTCATCGCCGTGGGTGAGACCGCGCCGGCCGAGCGGGTTCGCCGGTTGCTCGACGCGGGCGTGACGCTCGTGCGCCTGCCCGTGCGCGACGGCCGTGTCGGGCTGGCCGAGCTCCTCGCCGAGCTCCATGCGGGCGAGATCCGCGGGGTGCTGGTCGAAGGGGGTGCCGAGGTCCACGGGGCGTTTCTGGACACCGGGCTGGTGGACCGGGTCGCGGTCTTCGTGGCGCCGCGGCTGATGGGCGGGCGCGAGGCGACACCGATGATCGCCGGCAGCGGCCTGGCCCTGAAGCACGCCCTGAGACTCGGTGCGCTGTCGATCCGGCCCGTGGGCGAGGACGTCCTCATCGAAGCGGATGTCTGCCGCGAGCCCGCCTGATGTTCACGGGGATCGTGGAAGAGGTGGGCGTGGTCCGGGCGGCCGCGCCGGCGAGCGACACGGTGCGGCTCCAGGTGCAGGCCACCGTAACGCTCGAGGGCAGTGAGCGTGGCGCCAGCGTAGCCGTCAATGGCGTCTGCCTCACCGTCGTCGAGCGCCTGGCCGACGCTTTCGTCTTCGACGTCGGCCCCGAGACGCTGGCCCGCACGACCCTGGGCTCGCTGACCCCGGGACGTACGGTCAACCTGGAACGTCCCCTCCGTCTGGGCGCTCCCGTGGGAGGTCACCTGGTCCTGGGGCACGTCGATGGCGTGGCCACCATTGCGGACGTAACGCGTGTAGAATCGACGGCGCGGGTCCGCCTCGCCCTGCCCTGTGCGGATCTGGAGCGATACCTGGTCATCAAGGGGTCGGTGGCGGTGGAGGGGGTCAGCCTGACGGTGGCAGCGTTGGGAGCGGGGTGGTTCGAGGTGATGCTGATCCCGCACACGCTGGAGGCGACGACGCTGGGCGGGCTGCAGGTGAGCCAGGCGGTGAACGTGGAGACCGACGTGATCGGCAAGTACGTGGTGCGCGCGCTGTCGCTGCGGGGGGCCCGATGACAGTCTTTGCGCCGATCGAAGAGGCCATCGAGGAGATCCGGCAGGGCCGCATCCTCGTCGTCGTCGACGACGAGGACCGTGAGAATGAAGGCGATCTGCTGATGGCGGCCGACAAGGCCACGCCGGACGCGATCAATTTCATGGCACGGTACGGCCGCGGGCTCATCTGCGTGCCGATGACCGGGGAGCGGTTGGACGAGCTGAAGATCAGCATGATGGTCTCCGACAACACGGCGCCGCTCAGCACCGCCTTCACCATCACGGTGGACGCCCGCCGGGGGGTGACGACCGGGACCTCGGCCTACGACCGGGCCGTGACCATCCGCACCCTGGTCGACCCGAGCACGCGGCCGGAGGACCTCACGCGACCCGGCCACATCCTGCCGCTGCGAGCCATGCCCGGCGGGGTGCTGCGCCGGGCCGGCCACACCGAGGCCGCGGTGGACCTGGCCCGGATGGCCGACTGCTCGCCCGCGGGAGTCATCTGCGAGGTGCTCGACGAGACGGGGGCCATGGCCCGCGTGCCGCACCTCGTCGAGCTGGCCGCGCGGCACGGCCTCAAGATGGCCACCATCAAGGACCTGATCGCCTACCGGACCCGGACCGAGAAGCTCGTGCGCCGCGTCGCCCAGACCCGCCTGCCCACGGAGTTCGGGGAGTGGACGGCGATCGCCTACGAGACGTCCGTGGAGAGCCGAACGCCCATCGCCCTGATGATGGGCGAAGTGGCCGGCGACGAGCCTGTGATGGTTCGGATGCACTCCGAGTGCCTGTTCGGCGACGTCTTTCAATGCCGACGCTGCGACTGCGGCGTGCAGCTGCGCACGGCGCTGGCGATGATCGAGCGCGAGGGGCGGGGCGTCATCGTGTACCTGCGCCAGGAAGGGCGGGGCATCGGGCTGCTCAACAAGTTCAAGGCCTACGAGCTCCAGGATGCCGGCAAGGACACGGTCGAGGCCAACGAGGCTCTGGGGTTCAAGCCCGACCAGCGCGACTACGGCATCGGCGCCCAGGTGCTCGTCGACCTCGGCGTGAAGAACCTCCGCCTGCTCACCAACAACCCCCGGAAGCGTGTGGGGCTGGAGGCCTACGGGCTGCACTTCGTCGAACGGCTGCCGCTCGAGGTGCCCCCGACCCCCGAGAACCACCGCTACCTCAGCACGAAGCGGGACAAGCTCGGGCACCTCCTCTCGTCCGCCTTCGAGGATTGACGTGTCCGGCCGCGCCCCCCGCCCGCGCCGCGCGGGGCTCACCAGCAGCCTGACCCGGGCTGGCGGTGGCGCCCGGTTCGGCGTCGTGGCCGCGCGCTTCCACGAGCCCATCAGCAAGAAGCTGGTCGACAGCGCTTTGCACGCCTTCGCCGCCGCGCGCGTGGCCTCCGGCGACGTGGAGGTCCACTGGGTCCCCGGGTCGTTCGAGCTCCCTCAGGCCGCCGCGCACCTGGCCCGGACGGGACGCTATGCGGCGATCGTCTGCCTGGGGGTGATCATCCGTGGTGAGACGCCGCATTTCGAGCACATCGCCCGGGAAGCCGCCGCCGGGATCCGTGAGGTGGGTCTCAGCACCGGCGTGCCGACGACCTTCGGCGTGATCACGGCCTTGAGCGAGGAGCAAGCCTGGGCACGGGCGGGCGGTGCGGTGGGCAATCGCGGTCAGGAGGCCGCCGAGGCAGCCATCGAGATGGCGGCGTTCGTGCGCCGCCGGCAGCCCGGACCGAGCCGCAAATGAGCAAGGGCTAGGCACTCGGGGCCCGCCGTGGGACGACGCCGCAAAGCGCGCGAGGTGGCCCTGCAGTTCCTCTACCAGCTCGATCTGCGCGGGGATGACGATGCCCACCCGCACGCCGCGGAGTTCTGGTTCCATCACCCGGTGGACGACGACACCCGGGCCTTCGCCGAGGCCCTCGTCCACGGCGCCAAGCGGCATCAAGCGAAGAGCGACGAGCTGCTCCGCCAGTACGTCGAGCACTGGGATCTCGAGCGCATGGCCGTGGTGGACCGCAACATCCTGCGGCTGGCCATCTACGAGATGGTCTGGAGCGCGGAGGTGCCCTCCAAGGTCGCCATCAACGAGGCCATCGAGATCGCCAAGAAGTTCGGCACCGCCGAGTCGAGCCGGTTCATCAACGGGGTGCTGGATCGGATCCGCAAAGAGCTTCGGCCGGCCTCCTGAGTCTCCCGTGCGGTACGCGATCCTCTCCGACATCCACGCCAACCTGGAGGCCCTGCGCGCCGTCCTGGACGACGCCCGCGACCGCGCGGACGTCATTCTCTGTCTGGGCGACGTCGTCGGTTATGGCGCCGAGCCCGAAGGGTGCATCGAGCTCGTCGCCGAACGCTGTCAGGCCGTGGTGGCCGGCAACCATGAGCACGCCACCGCGGGCCTCATGGCCCTGGAGTGGTTCAATCCCTACGCCCGGGTCGCCGCCGAGTGGACACGGCAGCGGCTCGATGACGAGCATCGGGCCTGGCTCGGAGCGCTGCCGCTGGTCTGCGAATGGGAGGACGCCACCCTGGTGCACGCCAGCCCGCATCAGCCCGAGGACTGGGAATACGTGATCTCCGCGGAAGACGGCTATCGCGCCTTCGCGTCGTTCACGACGCGGCTGTGCTTCGTCGGCCACTCGCATCTGCCCGGGGTCTGGGTCCAGGGCTCCTGGGGCCGACGCCACGAGGCCCGGCCGATGGACGTGCTCCTGGAGCCTGGGTGCCGGTACCTGGTCAACGTCGGCAGCGTGGGGCAGCCGCGGGACCGGGACCCGAGGGCGGCGTGGGCGCTCTGGGACACCGAGGCCAGGCGCGTGAGCATCCGCCGCGTGCCCTACGACGTCATGGCCACGCGCAAGCGGATCGTGGCCGCCGGCTTGCCCGCCTTCCTGGCGGACCGCCTAGGCGAAGGACGCTGAGCCGCGAGACCCTGGGCGCGGCGCTCGTGGCGCTCGCCTCCGGTACGGCGCTGGCCCTGGCCTTTCCCCGTCCCGACTGGTCAGGGGCCGCCTGGGTGGCCCTGGCCCCGGTGCTGGTCCTGGCTCTCACTCGCAGCCCGGGGCCAGCGTTCGGATGGGGCTGGCTGGCCGGGTTCACCTTCTTCCTGTTGTTGCTTCGCTGGCTGAACTTCACCTTTCGCGTCTATAGCGAGATCCCGTGGCCCTTGACCTGGATGCCGACGGCCCTGCTGTCCGGGTACTGTGCGGTGTGGACCGGGCTCGTCGCGGGCGCCGTGTCCTGGCTGGCGCGCGGCCGCGGCTCGGCGGTGGCGCTGCTGGCGGCCCCCTGGCTGTGGGTGAGCGCGGAGTGGGCGCGGGGGTGGCTCATGGGCGGCTTTCCCTGGGGCAGCCTGGGCTATTCGCAGTATCGGCAGCTGCCGGTCATCCAGATCGCCGAGTTGGGTGGCGTCTGGGCCGTCTCGTTCGTCGTCTTCGCCGTGAACGCGGCGCTGGCCGGGGCCGTCGTGTTGTCACGCGGGCGAGCGGCGATCGGCCTGGCCCTCGGCGTGACCCTCGCGGCAGCCACCCTGGCCTTCGGCGCCTGGCGCCTGAAGGAGGCGCCGGCCCCCGGCGAGGTGACCGTTGCGGTGATGCAGCCGTCGATCGAGCAGCCGTTGAAGTGGAAGCCGGAGCACACCGAGTCGACGTTGGCCATCTACGGCGAGCTGACCCGCGCCGCGGCGAGCCAGCGGCCGGATCTGATCGTGTGGCCGGAGACCGCTTCGCCCACCATCCTGCGCCGGGACGCGACGCTCCTGGGCTCGCTCACGGAGCTCTCCGGCGCCTGGCAGGTCCCGCTGCTCGTCGGGTCGATCGACATCGTGGACAGCTCGGAGCAGGACCTGCGCAACACCGCATTTTTGTTGACCGAACGGGGGATCGTGAGCAGGTATGATAAGATCCACTTGGTTCCGTTCGGAGAGTATGTGCCGCTGTCCAGTGTGATCGGGTTCGTGAGGGGCTGGGCCGAGTTCATCTCCGAACTGACGCCCGGCGCCCATGCCGTCGTCTTCGCCGGTCCACCAGCCCCGTTCGGCGTCGTGATCTGTTACGAGGGGATCTTCCCGGCACTGGTCCGCCGTTTCGTCACGGGCGGAGCCCGCCTCTTGGTGAACATGACGAACGACGCGTGGTTCGGCCGTACCAGCGGGCCGCTGCAGCACCTGGCGATGTATCCGCTGCGAGCGGTCGAGCATCGGACGGCCGTGGTCCGGGCCGCCAATACCGGCGTGTCGGCGTTCATCGCGCCCAGCGGACGGATCGTGCAGGCCCTGGACCTCTACGTCCGGGGCAACCTGCTCGCGCGGGTGCCGCTACGCAGCGGGGAGACGTTGTACACGCGGTGGGGAGATTGGCTGCCGTACCTGTCTGTCGTGGTTTCTGCGGCCGCGCTCGTGGCGGCCGCCCTGAGGAGGGCACAGTGATCGCCGGGGAGGTCAAGCGGGAGGCGGCGGAGCTGGCTCGCCGCGTCGACGAGCTCAGGAGGCATCTTTGACCTGCCCGCCAAAGAGCAGCGGCTGGCCGGCCTCGACGCCGAGATGTCGGCTCCGGCGTTCTGGGAGGACAACCGGCGCGCTCAGGAGCTGATCCGGGAGCGCTCGCAGATTCAGCGGCTCGTCGCCCGGCTCGGCGACCTGGCCCGCCAGGCCGACGATCTCGGCGTCCTGCTGGAGCTGGCTGCCGAGGCCGACGACGGCAGCCTCGACACCGAGATCACCGCGAGCATCGGCCGCTTGCGGCGGGACCTGGACGAGTTCGAGCTCAAGATCATGCTCTCCGGTCCTCACGACGAAAAAGCCGCCATCGTCTACATCCACCCGGGCGCCGGCGGGACGGAGTCCCAGGATTGGGCCCAGATGCTCATGCGGATGTACCTGAGGTGGTGTGAGCGCAACGGCTTCAAGGCCGAAGTGGTGGATCTGCTGCCGGGGGAGGAAGCCGGGATCAAGTCGGCGACCATCGAAGTCACCGGCGAGTACGCCTACGGGTTGCTAAAGGGCGAGGCCGGCGTCCACCGGCTCGTGCGCATCTCGCCGTTCGACGCCTCCCGTCGCCGTCAGACCAGCTTCGCCTCGGTCGGGGTGGTCCCCGAAGTGGACGACGTCGAGGTGGTGGTACGCGACGACGAGCTGCGCATCGATGTCTTTCGCTCGTCGGGCCCCGGCGGGCAGGGCGTGAACACGGCCGACTCGGCGGTCCGGATCACCCACCTGCCCACCGGAATCGTGGTGCAGTGCCAGAACGAGCGGTCGCAGCTGCGGAACCGGGACACGGCTCTGCGCATCCTCAAGGCGCGGTTGTTCGAGCTGGCCGAGCGGAAGCAACGGGAAGAGCTGGCCGAGCTGACCGGGGAGAAGAAGGGCATCGCCTTCGGCAGCCAGATCCGCTCGTATACCTTCCATCCCTACCAGCTGGTAAAGGACCACCGGACCGGCGTGGA
The DNA window shown above is from Candidatus Methylomirabilota bacterium and carries:
- a CDS encoding bifunctional 3,4-dihydroxy-2-butanone-4-phosphate synthase/GTP cyclohydrolase II; the encoded protein is MTVFAPIEEAIEEIRQGRILVVVDDEDRENEGDLLMAADKATPDAINFMARYGRGLICVPMTGERLDELKISMMVSDNTAPLSTAFTITVDARRGVTTGTSAYDRAVTIRTLVDPSTRPEDLTRPGHILPLRAMPGGVLRRAGHTEAAVDLARMADCSPAGVICEVLDETGAMARVPHLVELAARHGLKMATIKDLIAYRTRTEKLVRRVAQTRLPTEFGEWTAIAYETSVESRTPIALMMGEVAGDEPVMVRMHSECLFGDVFQCRRCDCGVQLRTALAMIEREGRGVIVYLRQEGRGIGLLNKFKAYELQDAGKDTVEANEALGFKPDQRDYGIGAQVLVDLGVKNLRLLTNNPRKRVGLEAYGLHFVERLPLEVPPTPENHRYLSTKRDKLGHLLSSAFED
- a CDS encoding metallophosphoesterase family protein, producing the protein MRYAILSDIHANLEALRAVLDDARDRADVILCLGDVVGYGAEPEGCIELVAERCQAVVAGNHEHATAGLMALEWFNPYARVAAEWTRQRLDDEHRAWLGALPLVCEWEDATLVHASPHQPEDWEYVISAEDGYRAFASFTTRLCFVGHSHLPGVWVQGSWGRRHEARPMDVLLEPGCRYLVNVGSVGQPRDRDPRAAWALWDTEARRVSIRRVPYDVMATRKRIVAAGLPAFLADRLGEGR
- the nusB gene encoding transcription antitermination factor NusB: MGRRRKAREVALQFLYQLDLRGDDDAHPHAAEFWFHHPVDDDTRAFAEALVHGAKRHQAKSDELLRQYVEHWDLERMAVVDRNILRLAIYEMVWSAEVPSKVAINEAIEIAKKFGTAESSRFINGVLDRIRKELRPAS
- the prfB gene encoding peptide chain release factor 2 (programmed frameshift) → MIAGEVKREAAELARRVDELRGIFDLPAKEQRLAGLDAEMSAPAFWEDNRRAQELIRERSQIQRLVARLGDLARQADDLGVLLELAAEADDGSLDTEITASIGRLRRDLDEFELKIMLSGPHDEKAAIVYIHPGAGGTESQDWAQMLMRMYLRWCERNGFKAEVVDLLPGEEAGIKSATIEVTGEYAYGLLKGEAGVHRLVRISPFDASRRRQTSFASVGVVPEVDDVEVVVRDDELRIDVFRSSGPGGQGVNTADSAVRITHLPTGIVVQCQNERSQLRNRDTALRILKARLFELAERKQREELAELTGEKKGIAFGSQIRSYTFHPYQLVKDHRTGVEIGNVEAVMDGDLEPFIKAYLLGSVRAAQL
- the ribH gene encoding 6,7-dimethyl-8-ribityllumazine synthase, whose product is MSGRAPRPRRAGLTSSLTRAGGGARFGVVAARFHEPISKKLVDSALHAFAAARVASGDVEVHWVPGSFELPQAAAHLARTGRYAAIVCLGVIIRGETPHFEHIAREAAAGIREVGLSTGVPTTFGVITALSEEQAWARAGGAVGNRGQEAAEAAIEMAAFVRRRQPGPSRK
- a CDS encoding riboflavin synthase → MFTGIVEEVGVVRAAAPASDTVRLQVQATVTLEGSERGASVAVNGVCLTVVERLADAFVFDVGPETLARTTLGSLTPGRTVNLERPLRLGAPVGGHLVLGHVDGVATIADVTRVESTARVRLALPCADLERYLVIKGSVAVEGVSLTVAALGAGWFEVMLIPHTLEATTLGGLQVSQAVNVETDVIGKYVVRALSLRGAR
- the lnt gene encoding apolipoprotein N-acyltransferase: MALASGTALALAFPRPDWSGAAWVALAPVLVLALTRSPGPAFGWGWLAGFTFFLLLLRWLNFTFRVYSEIPWPLTWMPTALLSGYCAVWTGLVAGAVSWLARGRGSAVALLAAPWLWVSAEWARGWLMGGFPWGSLGYSQYRQLPVIQIAELGGVWAVSFVVFAVNAALAGAVVLSRGRAAIGLALGVTLAAATLAFGAWRLKEAPAPGEVTVAVMQPSIEQPLKWKPEHTESTLAIYGELTRAAASQRPDLIVWPETASPTILRRDATLLGSLTELSGAWQVPLLVGSIDIVDSSEQDLRNTAFLLTERGIVSRYDKIHLVPFGEYVPLSSVIGFVRGWAEFISELTPGAHAVVFAGPPAPFGVVICYEGIFPALVRRFVTGGARLLVNMTNDAWFGRTSGPLQHLAMYPLRAVEHRTAVVRAANTGVSAFIAPSGRIVQALDLYVRGNLLARVPLRSGETLYTRWGDWLPYLSVVVSAAALVAAALRRAQ